A stretch of DNA from Candidatus Eisenbacteria bacterium:
TTTCGGATCCATTGATTCCGCTTTATCAAAATATCTGCGTGTATGGACCCAACACAAAGCATGCACGATCCCATTTATTTTCTCGACATAGCGCTCATAAACCTCATAGCCATCCGTCAGCAGAACGCCACTGTAATCCTTCAGCAGGTTTTCGACCACGATTTTGCCGCGTGTCTCCGCAAAGGAAAAAGCAATCTCGTCGCGATCCCCGTAAAGGGGCCAAAAATATCCCGTCTTCATCTTCCCCCGTTGCGGCGGCGGCCTCTTTTTATGTCCCGCCTTGATCGGGGTCTCGTCCAACGCCAAAACTTTGCTCGCGAGAATCGATCCTAACTGAGCGTCATAGATCGGCTCCAAAAGCAAAGCTGTCCGATGAACCAGATTCGTCAATGTCGATCGCGCCAAATGAACACCGGCAGCCTCGAGTCGTTGATGTTGGCGGTAAAGCGGCAGGTGATAAATGAATTTATCAATCAGAAGACCCGCCAGAAAGCTCACGTCCGCATAACTCTTCTCAAAAACTGCCGGCGGCGCAGGCGCACATGAGAATGTCGCATCGTCTTTGCGCTTATAAACCTTGCGTACGTAGCGCAGAACGACATAGGAACCGGGACGTTGGGCTAGTCGGCAAGTGACCTTCTCATCTACAACTGTATAATCCTCGGAATTTTTGATCTCTTTGTTCTCGATTATAATCTCTTCCACCGGGACCGATGGATCAAAACGCAGGGACTGATCCGTCTCTGACAACGGCTTCTTACGGCGACGGCGATGAGCCGGTATCTCTATCTCCGGTGGTTCAGAAACCCCTGTTCGGCCGATCTCTCCGAGTGTCAATTGTCGGCCCGGATCATCCATGATCCGACGCTCAGACTTCGTGCCGAATAGCTGACGCTCAAACCAAGCCACACGCAGGGCCAGTTCCTCATGAGATTTTAACAGCGCAACGACCTCTTCTTTGGTCATGGATGCGGCTTTGTTTTCATGCGTCATATTCTCCTTATACAACTAATGTTTAACCGTGCCAAGCACAATTCCATCCAATATTAGGCGAAATTTCTGCTCACTCAGCTCGAATGTTTCTGCGCTGCCGGGAATCACAAATCGACCTCGCTCCAACCTTTTTGCG
This window harbors:
- a CDS encoding IS66 family transposase; translation: MTHENKAASMTKEEVVALLKSHEELALRVAWFERQLFGTKSERRIMDDPGRQLTLGEIGRTGVSEPPEIEIPAHRRRRKKPLSETDQSLRFDPSVPVEEIIIENKEIKNSEDYTVVDEKVTCRLAQRPGSYVVLRYVRKVYKRKDDATFSCAPAPPAVFEKSYADVSFLAGLLIDKFIYHLPLYRQHQRLEAAGVHLARSTLTNLVHRTALLLEPIYDAQLGSILASKVLALDETPIKAGHKKRPPPQRGKMKTGYFWPLYGDRDEIAFSFAETRGKIVVENLLKDYSGVLLTDGYEVYERYVEKINGIVHALCWVHTRRYFDKAESMDPKRAGEALAKIALLYEIEAAIKPRGFSPEKVLAKRTELAKPIVDDFFEWLRETLNTEILLPSNPFTEAARYALAREDGLRVFLEYPDVQLDTNHLERAIRVIAMGRKNYLFCWTEIGAKYVGIIQSLLSTCRVQGIDPYTYLVDVLQRIDTHPAREVELLTPRMWKERFAGDPRRSDIDRIPARNAIQFTTP